One part of the Flavobacterium johnsoniae UW101 genome encodes these proteins:
- a CDS encoding zinc-dependent metalloprotease: MKEKAFLHNVKLFCLLILLLFIPVTVLAQKKKKKETESEIVKKDSTDAKKGKKYSDLIKKGTVKKGLFNIIQVKTDVYFEIQDSLFKREFLIVNKLSQVPYDLNEAGLNKGMNYENKVISFYKDTIAKKVWVKTYQPKVSSPKDDAITASVINNFAESIIEVFDIETKNNDSSAVVIKVNKIFDGKQKSFNDVMGNIGLNGSVKSDLSYIEGLKSFPKNIVVKSQMTTSLSDGGATVPITLGVTTNIILLDKTPMKPRFSDKRIGFFTEKHWYFADAQQAMLEKELITRWRLEPKKEDEERYMKGELVEPKKPIVYYIDPSTPKQWRKNIIDGVHDWQAAFEKAGFKNAVIAKEPTEEDLDFDIDDVRYSVITYAASPKSNAMGPSVVDPRSGEIIEADIIWWHNVMTSLQSWMRIQTGPIDPKARGNKFSDEHMGEAIRFVSSHEVGHTFGLKHNMGASFAYDVESLRSKEFTAKMGGTAPSIMDYARYNYVAQPEDNVTVITPKIGEYDKYAIEWGYRWYSPNENETAKLNALLTKHQNDPIYFYGEQQSGVAIDPRSQSEDLGNDAVKASEYGLKNLKRVVDNIINWTYDKDQSYYETGKLYVGTIGQWQTYNDHVLTNIGGVYLNTTVHGDNKQSYVPVPAAMQKRAADYLIKNVITIPQWLFFNDILDKTNPLKDSPLGPYEYTPYTMARALQYEIMYSLLFDERLLRMTENELYQRNKTNEKVFTVNDLFKKLHQSVFAGTIQNKSLTILERMTQKNYVDVLIISTNKLFEKTDAKKTIQLKETLQMPHLCSVDDEHTARNINNYFLKRVTEVTSDKKGELSKVLQLLKLKKSTGDQSTQNHYLDLIQRIEKALNNTTF; encoded by the coding sequence ATGAAGGAAAAGGCATTCCTGCATAATGTAAAATTATTCTGCTTACTAATTTTATTATTATTCATTCCTGTTACAGTTCTTGCCCAAAAGAAAAAGAAAAAAGAAACTGAGAGTGAAATTGTAAAAAAAGATTCTACTGACGCCAAAAAAGGCAAAAAATATAGCGACCTTATAAAAAAAGGGACTGTTAAAAAAGGACTATTCAATATCATTCAGGTTAAAACCGATGTATATTTTGAAATTCAGGATAGTTTGTTTAAAAGAGAATTTCTAATTGTAAACAAATTATCTCAGGTTCCTTATGATCTTAACGAAGCTGGATTAAATAAAGGAATGAATTATGAAAATAAAGTTATTTCCTTTTATAAAGACACTATTGCAAAAAAAGTCTGGGTAAAGACCTATCAGCCTAAAGTTTCTTCTCCTAAAGATGATGCCATCACAGCATCTGTAATTAATAATTTTGCCGAATCTATTATTGAAGTTTTTGATATCGAAACCAAAAACAACGATTCGAGCGCTGTTGTAATTAAAGTAAACAAGATTTTTGACGGAAAACAAAAAAGCTTTAATGATGTTATGGGCAACATTGGCTTAAACGGTTCTGTAAAATCTGATTTATCCTATATAGAAGGATTAAAATCTTTTCCTAAAAACATTGTTGTAAAATCACAAATGACAACTTCACTAAGCGATGGAGGTGCAACAGTACCCATTACGCTTGGTGTGACAACTAATATTATTTTATTGGATAAAACTCCAATGAAACCTCGTTTTTCTGACAAACGAATTGGTTTTTTTACTGAAAAGCATTGGTACTTTGCCGATGCACAGCAGGCAATGCTTGAAAAAGAATTGATTACCCGCTGGCGTTTAGAACCAAAGAAAGAAGATGAAGAACGTTATATGAAAGGTGAATTAGTAGAGCCGAAAAAACCAATCGTTTATTACATCGATCCATCGACTCCAAAACAATGGAGAAAAAACATCATTGATGGGGTACACGATTGGCAGGCAGCTTTTGAAAAAGCCGGATTTAAAAATGCCGTTATTGCAAAAGAACCTACTGAAGAAGATTTAGATTTTGACATTGATGATGTGCGTTATTCTGTTATTACGTATGCTGCATCGCCAAAATCAAACGCAATGGGACCATCTGTGGTTGATCCAAGAAGTGGTGAAATTATTGAGGCCGATATTATCTGGTGGCATAATGTAATGACTTCGCTTCAAAGCTGGATGCGTATTCAGACTGGACCAATTGACCCGAAAGCAAGAGGGAACAAATTCAGTGATGAACATATGGGAGAAGCAATTCGTTTTGTTTCGTCTCATGAAGTAGGACACACATTTGGTTTAAAACATAATATGGGCGCTTCTTTCGCTTATGATGTAGAATCTTTAAGATCTAAAGAATTCACAGCAAAAATGGGAGGCACTGCTCCTTCTATCATGGATTATGCCCGATACAATTATGTGGCACAGCCGGAAGACAATGTTACAGTTATTACTCCAAAAATTGGAGAATATGATAAATATGCAATAGAATGGGGTTACAGATGGTATTCGCCTAACGAAAACGAAACAGCAAAACTAAACGCCTTACTTACAAAACATCAAAATGACCCCATTTATTTTTACGGTGAGCAGCAATCAGGCGTTGCGATTGATCCTCGCTCACAGTCTGAAGATTTAGGAAATGATGCTGTAAAAGCAAGTGAATACGGTTTAAAAAACTTAAAGCGTGTTGTAGACAATATTATAAACTGGACGTATGATAAAGATCAGTCTTACTACGAAACTGGTAAACTATATGTTGGAACTATCGGACAATGGCAAACGTACAATGATCATGTATTAACCAATATTGGCGGTGTTTACTTAAACACTACAGTACACGGCGACAACAAACAAAGTTACGTTCCGGTTCCTGCAGCAATGCAGAAAAGAGCAGCCGATTATTTAATTAAAAATGTAATTACGATTCCACAGTGGTTGTTTTTCAATGACATTTTAGACAAAACAAATCCGCTGAAAGACTCTCCTCTTGGACCTTATGAGTACACACCATACACAATGGCAAGAGCATTACAGTACGAGATTATGTATAGTTTATTATTTGATGAACGTTTGCTTCGAATGACAGAAAATGAATTATACCAGCGAAATAAAACCAATGAGAAGGTTTTTACCGTAAATGATTTGTTTAAAAAATTACACCAAAGTGTATTTGCAGGAACTATCCAAAACAAATCACTTACTATTCTGGAGCGTATGACGCAAAAGAATTATGTAGATGTTTTAATTATTTCGACAAATAAATTATTTGAAAAAACAGATGCTAAAAAAACAATTCAACTTAAAGAAACATTACAAATGCCTCATTTATGTTCTGTAGATGATGAACATACGGCAAGAAACATTAATAACTATTTTTTGAAAAGAGTTACAGAAGTAACCTCTGATAAAAAAGGAGAATTATCAAAAGTGCTTCAGTTATTAAAACTAAAAAAGAGCACCGGAGATCAATCGACCCAAAACCATTACCTCGATTTAATACAACGAATCGAGAAAGCCCTGAATAATACAACCTTTTAA
- a CDS encoding SusC/RagA family TonB-linked outer membrane protein has protein sequence MKKILHALLLFLAIAGYSQETRTITGIIQDEADLSPIPGASIFVENNSISNKTAMAGIIQSEAIGTTTDFDGKFTLKIAKNVTSLRVVFMGYKSYTLELDGQKNYTVNLKSETAKLQEVVVTGYQKIEKRKLTAAVTKIDMAAIQQTGVSSIDQLLVGQIAGVAVSTPSGAPGAPAKIRIRGTASLNGTQDPLWVLDGLPLEGNDVPKNFDKDNIDVLNNYSIAGLNPDDIKDITILKDAAATAIYGARAANGVIVVTTKKGRAGKMVVSFNTNTFITQRPEFSKLNLMNSNEKVDFELGLASREDLTYRDTSGDIARILNGANELNAYRAGGFSALSGATQESINALRNNNTNWGNLLYQTAINTQHGLSLSGGGEKSDYYFSLGYYDEKGTTVGTGFKRYNVTLKNNYEITDKFKVGVSLFGSENKTSSYLTDTNAYTNPANYSRNVNPYLTPFNEDGSYKYDKDVVGLVGGDYIPFNFLEERENTSYDLKTRSIKALLDAEYKVTKDLRVTSQLGLQLDNTSTEKYAGENSYYTRVQRERSSYFSGGKKYFLPVGGIIQNSNADFFQYNLKTMVNYSKTLGEKHEIEAMVGNELRRNDATSISTKGFGYNAQNLTTQPILFPNASFATGATWRTYAKTKNENAFASFFATASYTYDRKYSVFGSVRYDGSDLFGVDPKYKYLPLYSTSASWAVSEENFLKDNLTLSNLRLRASYGLQGNIDKGTSPYVVGANSTGTILPGNTEQTVVVISPPNEKLRWEKTTNTNIGADIGLFNNRISIVTDIYGRKSTDLIGLRSLPLENGFEFTNMNWAQVSNKGYEITLSTKNIDRPNFKWNTSINFSHNKSNVDRLQIRDNSYLPNQEGYAVNAVFGFKTNGVDENGYPLFVNKNGETVNAQTFFKLVDGFPDFPGIISDSGLTPAEFRDLFVYLGDRDPKFTGGITNTFKVSNFDLTVAASFNIKQTVTRTPPYNGTLVDRGQNYSRDILNAWSPTNTSSTLPGITSETGGTGDSWMANQFFAGRNQVETLNYLDIYASEMSYMRLSSVRLGYTFPKTFTDHINIASIRLNVEARNLFVVSSDYKGYFDPETFGNIYAQPVPKSFTLGCNVTF, from the coding sequence ATGAAAAAAATTCTACATGCCTTACTGCTGTTCCTGGCCATCGCAGGATACTCGCAGGAAACCCGAACTATTACGGGGATCATTCAAGATGAAGCAGACTTGTCGCCAATTCCTGGTGCGTCTATCTTTGTTGAGAATAATTCCATTTCAAACAAAACTGCTATGGCAGGTATTATTCAAAGTGAAGCTATTGGAACTACTACAGATTTCGATGGTAAATTCACCTTGAAAATTGCAAAAAATGTTACTTCATTGAGAGTTGTTTTCATGGGATACAAATCGTATACTCTTGAATTAGACGGTCAAAAAAACTATACAGTTAACTTAAAATCTGAAACTGCAAAACTTCAGGAGGTTGTAGTAACTGGTTACCAAAAAATCGAGAAAAGAAAACTTACTGCTGCGGTTACAAAAATCGACATGGCTGCAATCCAGCAGACTGGGGTTTCGAGCATTGACCAATTATTAGTTGGACAAATTGCTGGAGTTGCTGTAAGTACACCTTCTGGAGCACCTGGAGCACCTGCTAAAATCAGAATCAGGGGTACAGCTTCTTTAAATGGTACACAAGATCCTTTATGGGTATTAGATGGTTTACCATTAGAAGGAAATGACGTTCCAAAAAACTTCGATAAAGACAACATCGACGTATTAAACAACTACTCTATCGCTGGTTTAAATCCAGATGATATTAAAGACATTACAATCTTAAAAGATGCTGCTGCAACAGCTATTTACGGTGCTCGTGCTGCAAATGGTGTAATCGTGGTAACCACTAAAAAAGGACGTGCTGGTAAAATGGTTGTAAGTTTTAACACTAATACCTTTATTACTCAAAGACCTGAGTTTTCTAAATTAAACTTAATGAACTCAAACGAAAAAGTTGATTTCGAACTTGGTCTTGCTTCCCGCGAGGATTTAACTTACAGAGATACATCTGGTGATATTGCCCGTATCTTAAACGGAGCAAATGAATTAAATGCATACAGAGCTGGAGGATTCTCTGCTTTAAGCGGTGCAACACAAGAATCAATCAATGCTTTAAGAAACAACAATACAAACTGGGGTAATTTATTGTACCAAACTGCTATCAATACACAGCACGGTTTAAGTTTATCTGGAGGTGGTGAAAAATCAGATTACTATTTCTCTTTAGGATACTATGATGAAAAAGGAACAACTGTAGGAACAGGTTTCAAACGCTACAACGTAACCTTAAAAAACAACTACGAAATTACAGATAAATTCAAAGTTGGTGTTAGTCTTTTTGGTTCAGAGAACAAAACTTCATCTTACTTAACAGATACTAATGCATATACAAATCCTGCAAATTATTCTAGAAACGTAAACCCATATTTAACTCCTTTTAATGAAGATGGAAGTTATAAATATGATAAAGATGTTGTAGGACTTGTTGGTGGTGATTATATTCCATTTAACTTTTTAGAAGAAAGAGAAAATACTTCTTACGATTTAAAAACAAGATCTATAAAAGCATTATTAGATGCTGAATATAAAGTTACTAAAGATTTAAGAGTAACTTCTCAGTTAGGTTTACAGTTAGATAATACATCTACTGAAAAATATGCTGGCGAAAACAGCTACTACACAAGAGTACAAAGAGAAAGATCAAGCTACTTTAGCGGTGGAAAAAAATATTTCCTTCCAGTTGGAGGTATTATCCAAAATTCTAATGCAGACTTTTTTCAGTACAACCTAAAAACAATGGTGAACTACTCTAAAACTTTAGGAGAGAAACACGAAATTGAAGCAATGGTTGGTAATGAGTTAAGACGTAATGACGCAACATCAATTTCTACTAAAGGTTTTGGTTATAATGCTCAGAATTTAACAACGCAGCCAATCTTATTCCCAAATGCATCTTTCGCAACAGGAGCAACTTGGAGAACGTATGCTAAAACTAAAAATGAAAATGCATTTGCATCATTCTTTGCAACAGCATCATATACTTATGATAGAAAATATAGTGTATTTGGAAGTGTAAGATACGACGGTTCAGATTTATTTGGTGTAGATCCAAAATACAAATACCTGCCGCTTTATTCAACTTCTGCTTCATGGGCAGTGTCTGAAGAAAATTTCTTAAAAGATAATTTAACACTTTCTAATTTAAGACTTCGTGCTTCTTACGGTTTACAAGGTAACATTGACAAAGGTACTTCTCCTTATGTAGTAGGTGCAAACAGTACAGGTACAATACTTCCTGGTAATACAGAACAAACTGTCGTAGTTATAAGCCCGCCTAATGAAAAATTACGTTGGGAAAAAACTACAAACACGAACATTGGAGCAGACATTGGTTTATTCAACAACCGTATCAGCATTGTAACTGATATTTATGGAAGAAAAAGTACTGACTTAATTGGTCTTAGATCACTTCCATTAGAAAATGGTTTTGAATTTACAAATATGAACTGGGCACAAGTAAGTAACAAAGGTTATGAGATTACTTTGTCTACAAAAAACATCGACCGTCCTAACTTTAAGTGGAATACAAGTATTAACTTTTCTCACAATAAAAGTAACGTAGACCGTTTACAAATTAGAGATAACAGTTACTTACCAAATCAGGAAGGTTACGCTGTAAATGCAGTATTTGGATTTAAAACTAATGGTGTTGACGAAAATGGATATCCATTATTTGTAAACAAAAATGGAGAAACTGTAAACGCTCAAACATTCTTTAAACTGGTAGATGGTTTCCCAGATTTTCCAGGAATTATCTCTGACTCAGGATTAACTCCAGCAGAATTTAGAGATTTATTTGTTTACTTAGGAGATAGAGATCCAAAGTTTACAGGAGGTATCACTAATACATTTAAGGTAAGTAATTTTGATCTTACAGTTGCAGCTTCTTTCAACATTAAGCAGACTGTTACAAGAACTCCTCCTTATAACGGAACATTAGTAGACAGAGGACAAAACTACAGTAGAGATATATTAAATGCTTGGTCTCCAACAAATACATCTTCTACTTTACCTGGAATTACAAGTGAAACAGGCGGAACTGGAGATTCTTGGATGGCAAATCAATTTTTTGCAGGAAGAAATCAAGTAGAAACATTAAATTACTTAGACATTTATGCAAGTGAAATGAGCTACATGAGATTAAGCAGTGTGCGTTTAGGCTATACATTCCCTAAAACGTTTACAGATCACATCAATATAGCAAGTATCAGATTAAATGTTGAGGCAAGAAACTTATTCGTAGTAAGCTCTGATTACAAAGGTTACTTTGATCCTGAAACTTTTGGAAACATTTATGCACAACCAGTTCCTAAGTCATTCACTTTAGGATGTAATGTAACTTTCTAA
- a CDS encoding RagB/SusD family nutrient uptake outer membrane protein — MKKISKYILLFVAAIAVTSCDDYLDIQPLGKVIPETLQDYRGVLTTGYVAYPDHKSITAVRTDELILDGDGDSEIPLYQDIYAWKDAGTDRRTMTFPYQNLYTVIFYTNVLINDAQGKLSNSPEKDQLIGEAYALRAMAYFDLINLFSKPFNPATSGSDKGVPLALKVDLEQTYPSQTVEAIYNQIISDTQEAESLLNLNTQPKGFNYRFSKAALYSLESRIYLYMQQWQKSQDAANKALAINNALVDLKATPVLATKFDSKESILALEENYDNGLKLLSYASDDLLAAYNRTTDLRFPIYFAANGSNFRIQKGANDDQKCSFRTSELYLIKAETSLKLNNLADAKTTVLTFIKNRYTASGFTQLESEIAAMNAADLTTFILAERQREFAVEGQRWYDLRRTTQKQIVHTFLGQTYTLTQNDPRYTIPVPANARLNNPNL; from the coding sequence ATGAAAAAAATCTCAAAATATATTTTACTTTTTGTTGCTGCAATTGCTGTAACAAGCTGCGATGACTATTTAGACATCCAACCTCTCGGAAAAGTAATTCCTGAAACATTACAAGATTATCGTGGTGTCCTTACAACAGGGTATGTAGCTTATCCTGATCACAAATCGATAACAGCAGTTCGTACTGATGAATTAATACTAGATGGTGACGGCGATAGCGAAATTCCATTATACCAAGATATCTACGCTTGGAAAGATGCTGGTACAGATCGTCGAACAATGACTTTTCCATACCAAAATTTATATACGGTAATTTTTTATACGAATGTACTAATTAATGATGCTCAAGGAAAATTATCAAATTCTCCTGAAAAAGATCAACTAATTGGAGAAGCTTATGCTTTAAGAGCAATGGCTTATTTTGATTTGATTAACTTATTTAGTAAACCTTTCAATCCTGCAACTTCAGGATCTGACAAAGGTGTTCCATTAGCATTAAAAGTAGATTTAGAGCAGACTTATCCTTCTCAAACTGTTGAAGCAATTTACAATCAAATTATTTCTGACACTCAAGAAGCAGAAAGTTTACTTAATTTAAACACGCAGCCAAAAGGATTTAACTATCGTTTTTCTAAAGCCGCTTTGTATAGTTTAGAAAGCCGTATTTATCTATACATGCAGCAATGGCAGAAATCTCAGGATGCAGCCAATAAAGCCTTAGCTATAAACAATGCTTTAGTTGATTTAAAAGCAACTCCGGTATTGGCAACGAAATTCGATTCAAAAGAATCTATTTTAGCGCTTGAAGAAAATTATGATAATGGTCTTAAATTATTATCATATGCATCAGATGATTTACTTGCTGCTTATAACAGAACTACAGATTTACGTTTTCCAATTTACTTTGCAGCAAACGGAAGTAATTTCAGAATTCAAAAAGGAGCTAATGATGATCAAAAATGCTCTTTCAGAACATCTGAATTGTATTTAATTAAAGCTGAGACTTCATTAAAATTGAATAATCTGGCTGATGCTAAAACAACAGTTTTAACTTTCATCAAAAACAGATATACAGCATCTGGATTTACACAGCTTGAAAGTGAAATCGCAGCAATGAATGCAGCTGATTTAACAACGTTCATTTTAGCAGAAAGACAACGTGAATTTGCTGTAGAAGGACAGCGTTGGTATGATTTAAGAAGAACAACTCAAAAACAAATTGTTCACACTTTCTTAGGTCAAACCTATACTTTGACACAAAACGATCCGCGATATACTATTCCAGTACCAGCAAACGCGAGATTAAACAATCCCAATCTATAA
- a CDS encoding LytR/AlgR family response regulator transcription factor, with the protein MRIAIVEDEYLASSYLKSILEQQEILQIAEITVLKSVKEAVDFFKQNNVDLAFMDIHLGDGKSLEIFEKTTISCPVIFVTAYDSYAISVFKHFTIDYLLKPFEEQELLEALFKFKKIKESFNTDAAVRSLVALENPETNKIQRHFLVNHGYKLISVNESEITYFAASGKHLFIYVKSGNSYLYNNTLTDIINSLDPFIFFKVNRKYIVSRNIIKEVVKHSNQKIELILTVPPVEDDPIMISKKEINNFKNWLDQ; encoded by the coding sequence ATGAGAATTGCCATTGTCGAAGACGAATATCTTGCTTCCAGTTATCTAAAATCGATTTTAGAGCAGCAGGAAATTTTACAGATTGCAGAAATTACAGTTTTAAAATCTGTAAAAGAAGCCGTCGACTTTTTTAAACAAAACAATGTCGATCTCGCTTTTATGGACATTCACCTTGGCGATGGAAAAAGTCTTGAGATTTTTGAAAAAACCACAATCTCCTGCCCTGTTATTTTTGTTACGGCTTATGATTCTTACGCTATCTCGGTTTTCAAACACTTTACCATAGATTATCTTTTAAAACCTTTTGAAGAACAGGAATTATTAGAAGCCTTATTCAAATTCAAAAAAATAAAAGAGAGTTTTAATACCGATGCTGCAGTGCGGTCATTAGTCGCATTAGAAAATCCCGAAACAAACAAAATACAGCGTCATTTTTTAGTAAACCACGGATATAAGCTAATTTCGGTAAACGAGTCTGAAATCACCTATTTTGCAGCATCCGGAAAGCATTTGTTTATCTATGTAAAATCTGGAAACAGTTATTTGTACAATAATACACTTACAGACATCATAAACAGCCTCGATCCGTTTATTTTTTTTAAAGTAAACAGAAAATATATCGTAAGCCGAAATATTATAAAAGAAGTCGTAAAACATTCAAATCAAAAAATCGAATTAATTCTTACGGTTCCACCAGTCGAAGATGACCCTATTATGATTAGCAAAAAAGAAATAAATAATTTCAAAAACTGGCTTGATCAATAA
- a CDS encoding NUMOD4 domain-containing protein yields the protein MPHNRFYPNEVFKEIEINASLQLKYAISNRGRLISFTDEIENGRILKGGLSDGYPTFRFKVKKDDKIINKYLFLYKLVAQYFIPKDSEDQTYVLHLDYNRSNDDVSNLRWATKQEMMAHSRKSPRVIQAKKNLIEHNLKADGRKLTTTKVMLIKKILARPEQKTRLKMIAKQFGVSEMQIRRIASGENWGHVKV from the coding sequence ATGCCACATAATAGATTTTACCCTAACGAAGTATTCAAAGAAATAGAAATAAACGCCTCATTACAACTTAAATATGCCATTTCAAACAGAGGAAGACTAATAAGCTTTACTGATGAAATTGAAAACGGCCGCATCCTTAAAGGCGGTTTGAGTGACGGATATCCAACTTTTAGATTTAAAGTCAAAAAAGACGACAAAATCATTAACAAATACTTATTTCTTTACAAATTAGTAGCCCAATATTTTATTCCAAAAGATTCTGAAGATCAAACTTATGTTCTGCATCTGGATTATAACCGAAGCAACGATGATGTAAGCAATTTACGCTGGGCAACAAAACAAGAAATGATGGCGCACAGCCGCAAGAGTCCGCGTGTAATTCAGGCCAAGAAAAACCTGATAGAACACAATTTAAAAGCCGACGGAAGAAAACTGACTACAACAAAAGTCATGTTAATTAAAAAAATACTGGCAAGACCAGAACAAAAAACCCGTTTAAAAATGATCGCCAAACAATTTGGTGTAAGCGAAATGCAGATCCGCAGAATTGCCAGCGGTGAAAACTGGGGACACGTTAAAGTTTAA